GAATCTACCTTAGAAGTCACAGAGGTAGTTGCTGAGAATGTCACTACAGAGGTAGAAGCAATTGCAGAGGATTCTCCAGAGGTAGAAATTGGGAAACGCATTTTAGAATTACAGCAGCAGGAAGCTCAACTCAAAACGGAAATTGCCAATTTACAATCTTCTTACACCAGTTTGCAAAGCCAAATAGGGGAAGCACAAACGGCAATGGGTAAGCTTGTACAAGAGTCTTTGTCCCAATTAGAACAGCGTAAGCAAGCTTTACAAATTTCCATTGAGCAGTTGGAAAAACGCCAGGAGCGTATTCGTAACGAAATGCGTACTACCTTTGCTGGTGCTTCCCAAGATTTAGCTATCCGTGTTCAAGGTTTTAAAGATTACTTAGCTGGGAGTTTGCAGGATTTGGCGATCGCCGCAGAACAATTGCAACTGGTTCCCCAGAGAAAACCGGAACCGGAAAAACCTCCCATTAGGGAAACAAAAGCTGCGGAACCCCAATCTGGGAATGTCCCCTTTGCCTCCCAGCAATTTCAAGAGACAAATAAGCAAATTCGTCGCCTAATTGACCAATATCGGACTAAACCTGATTATTATGGTCCCCCTTGGCAATTACGTCGTACCTTTGAGCCAGTTCATGCAGAGCGTGTTTCTAACTGGTTTTTCACCCAGGGCGGACGCGGAGCTTTACGGACTATGGGCAGCAGGTTACAAAATACACTGATTGCCTCAGCAATTATCTCTATTCTCTATCCCATTTATGGGAATAAAGTCCGGACTTTGGTATTGGCAAATTCCCCCGAACGCTTAGGAGAGTGGCGGCGTGGGTTACAAGATTGCCTGGGCATTGGTCGCCCCGATTTTGGTCCTGATAGGGGTGTGGTGTTATTTGAAACTGCGGAAGCTGTCGCCCAAAAAGCTGAACGTTTGGTGAAAGCTAATCAAATGCCCTTTATTGTGGTTGATGATTCGGAGGAACAAATTAGCCTTGCCCTGCTACAATTTCCCCTATGGTTAGCCTTTGCCCCCGACCCAAGAACGATGCGTAGCAGTAATTATGATGATGATTTTTAATCGCATAATTTGAGGTGGGAAAATAGGGGAAAATTAAAATAATTCGTAATGCCTCTTTCAGAGGAGCTTCGCTAACGTAATTCGTAATTCGTAATTCGTAATGCTCCCTACGGGAGAGCTAACGCTAACGTAATTACGTTTTGTGACGGGGATTTAAACTCCGACACAAAACACGCTGCTTATAGAAGCAGGGGACTTAAATCCCCAAAGTTAGTTAATTCCAAATTCTAAATTCATAATCCTATGTCTGTTTGGTTAACAATCTGTGGAGCGGTTCTGATCACCGCCTATTTTTTAGGTTCTTTGCCTACAGGGTATACTCTCGTCAAACTGTTAAAAGGTATTGATATTCGAGAGGTGGGTTCTGGTTCCACTGGAGCCACAAATGTGTTGCGAACCCTCGGAAAAGGTCCTGGAGCTTTTGTTTTATTGGTTGATGCTTTGAAGGGGGTTGGAGCGATTTTTTTAGTAGATTGGGTTTGCCAATTTTCTGTTACGGAAAATCTGCTGCCTACGGGGATAAATTTATCGATTTGGCAACCTTGGTTAGTTACTTTAGCTGGGTTTGCGGCGGTAATTGGACATAGTAAATCGATATTTTTAGGCTTTAGTGGGGGAAAATCTGTTGCTACGAGCTTAGGTATTTTGCTGGCGATGAATTGGCAAGTAGCTTTAGCAACTGCGGGTGTGTTTGCGGTGGTTGTGGGAATATCACGGATTGTGTCTTTGAGTTCGATTTGTGGGGCGATCGCTGTGGGGATTTTCATGGCAATCTGGCAGCAACCCCTAGCCTATATTCTGTTTGGTGTCGCTGCTGGAGCCTATGTTATTTTCCGTCACCGCACTAACATTGAGCGACTATTAGCCGGAACAGAACCAAAATTAGGGCAAAAGGTAGAGATGGTGACAGAAACCGCAACCGTAGATGCTAATTCTGCGAGTTTGAATAGTTAATAAGGTATAAATTACCAGATGGGGCAAGATGGGGAGAGTTAGCAATGCGAATCAAACCAAAAGTTACTTATACCGATGATTTTTATGGTTGGGTGGAGCAACAAGTGCAATTTCTCCAAGATTCTGCATGGGATTGTTTAGATATTCCTAACTTAGTTGAAGAAATAACATCATTGGGGAAACGGGAACGACAGGAATTAAAAAATCGTTTGGGAGTGTTGTTAGGTCATTTATTAAAATGGGAATTCCAACCTCAAAAGCGCAGTAAAAGTTGGTACATTACTATCCGAGAGCAACGCCGATAAATTCAGGAATTACTTGATGAAAGTTCGAGTTTAAAATCCGCTTTAGGGGAAATTTACCCCAAATCCTATCAAATAGCCTTAGATTTGGCAGTGCGGGAAACTAACTTCAATTATCGAGACTTCCCCAGGGATTGTACTTATAGTTTAGAACAAGCTTTAGATAGTAATTTTTTTCCAGGTGAATTCTTAGAACCCCTACCCGATTGGTTTTGCTAATTTGCAAAATACCTGGCACTCTTTCCTAACAATTGCCACATAACTCGCTACAATAAGAATTTGCGGCTTTGCGGCATCAGCGTATGGGACTTCCTATTGTTGCGATTATCGGTCGCCCAAATGTGGGCAAATCAACCTTAGTCAATCGTTTGGCGGGACAACAGTCAGCGATTGTGTATGATGAACCGGGTATTACCCGCGATCGCACTTACTTACCTGCTTTTTGGAGCGATCGCGAGTTTTTGGTAGTAGATACCGGTGGTTTGGTATTTAATGATGATACAGAATTTTTGCCCCTGATTCGTCAGCAGGCAATGGCAGCTTTATCAGAGGCTTGTGCTGCTATATTTGTAGTGGATGGTCGTACCGGTCCGAATGGTGCGGATGAGGAAATTGCTGCATGGTTGCGTCAACAACCAGTACCCGTGTTGCTAGCGGTGAATAAGTGTGAATCACCAGAACAGGGTATTATGCAAGCATTAGAATTTTGGAATTTGGGATTAGGTGAACCCTATCCTCTCTCTGCTATTCACGGTAATGGTACGGGTGATTTACTGGATGAGTTAATTAATCACATTCCCACAGTTCAAGAAATACCAGAGACGAATGAGATTAAAGTGGCGATCGTTGGTCGTCCGAATGTAGGTAAATCCAGTCTTCTCAATGCTTTTGTGGGAGAGGAAAGGGCGATCGTGAGTCCCATTTCTGGTACTACCCGTGATGCTATTGATACTTGCGTTGAACGTAACGGACAAGCTTACCGATTGATTGATACCGCAGGTATCCGCAAAAAGAAAAGTATCGATTATGGACCAGAATTTTTCAGTATTAACCGTGCATTTAAAGCAATTCGACGGTCAGATGTTGTACTGTTAGTTATAGACGCTTTAGATGGTGTGACTGAGCAAGACCAAAAACTAGTTGGTAGGGTATTAGATGAAGGTCGTGCTTGTGTTTTAGTCGTGAATAAATGGGATGCCATAGAAAAGGATTCCTACACGATTTATGAGTATCAAAAACACCTGGAACAACGTCTACATTTTACTGAATGGACAGAGACAATTTTCATCAGTGCATTAACTGGATTGCGGGTAGAAAAAATTCTGGAACTGGTGAATAATGCAGCAGAAGCACACAAACGTCGTGTGAGTACTTCCGTAATTAATGAAGTTTTAGAAGAAGCTTTAAGATGGCATTCTCCTCCTGTGAGTCGTAGTGGTAAACAAGGAAGAATTTACTATGGAACTCAAGTGAGTTGCCAACCTCCATCTATTGCCTTGTTTGTCAACGATGCCAAACGATTTAATGATAATTACAAACGTTATATCGAGCGACAATTCCGCAAACAATTAGGATTCCAGGGGACTCCAATTCGCTTATTTTGGCGCAGTAAGAAAGTCCGTGATATGGAAAATATGAGTATGAATCGAGCAACTCGTGTTTAATTAGGCAGGTTTTGGGATTTTGGATATGACGAG
The Calothrix sp. 336/3 DNA segment above includes these coding regions:
- the der gene encoding ribosome biogenesis GTPase Der gives rise to the protein MGLPIVAIIGRPNVGKSTLVNRLAGQQSAIVYDEPGITRDRTYLPAFWSDREFLVVDTGGLVFNDDTEFLPLIRQQAMAALSEACAAIFVVDGRTGPNGADEEIAAWLRQQPVPVLLAVNKCESPEQGIMQALEFWNLGLGEPYPLSAIHGNGTGDLLDELINHIPTVQEIPETNEIKVAIVGRPNVGKSSLLNAFVGEERAIVSPISGTTRDAIDTCVERNGQAYRLIDTAGIRKKKSIDYGPEFFSINRAFKAIRRSDVVLLVIDALDGVTEQDQKLVGRVLDEGRACVLVVNKWDAIEKDSYTIYEYQKHLEQRLHFTEWTETIFISALTGLRVEKILELVNNAAEAHKRRVSTSVINEVLEEALRWHSPPVSRSGKQGRIYYGTQVSCQPPSIALFVNDAKRFNDNYKRYIERQFRKQLGFQGTPIRLFWRSKKVRDMENMSMNRATRV
- the plsY gene encoding glycerol-3-phosphate 1-O-acyltransferase PlsY — encoded protein: MSVWLTICGAVLITAYFLGSLPTGYTLVKLLKGIDIREVGSGSTGATNVLRTLGKGPGAFVLLVDALKGVGAIFLVDWVCQFSVTENLLPTGINLSIWQPWLVTLAGFAAVIGHSKSIFLGFSGGKSVATSLGILLAMNWQVALATAGVFAVVVGISRIVSLSSICGAIAVGIFMAIWQQPLAYILFGVAAGAYVIFRHRTNIERLLAGTEPKLGQKVEMVTETATVDANSASLNS
- a CDS encoding DUF3086 domain-containing protein, whose amino-acid sequence is MNPEEYQNPPSVNESPTSPEESPENPTLETSATEESTLEVTEVVAENVTTEVEAIAEDSPEVEIGKRILELQQQEAQLKTEIANLQSSYTSLQSQIGEAQTAMGKLVQESLSQLEQRKQALQISIEQLEKRQERIRNEMRTTFAGASQDLAIRVQGFKDYLAGSLQDLAIAAEQLQLVPQRKPEPEKPPIRETKAAEPQSGNVPFASQQFQETNKQIRRLIDQYRTKPDYYGPPWQLRRTFEPVHAERVSNWFFTQGGRGALRTMGSRLQNTLIASAIISILYPIYGNKVRTLVLANSPERLGEWRRGLQDCLGIGRPDFGPDRGVVLFETAEAVAQKAERLVKANQMPFIVVDDSEEQISLALLQFPLWLAFAPDPRTMRSSNYDDDF